The following proteins are co-located in the Xiphophorus maculatus strain JP 163 A chromosome 24, X_maculatus-5.0-male, whole genome shotgun sequence genome:
- the LOC102232218 gene encoding junctional adhesion molecule B isoform X1: MNDRRVVNKCEKNAEAPRSASPAPSTEAETQPELWTTMEGTSLYLPIVILLMQCSPSVPVTVSTNRPKVEVEEFSDAELSCLFHTETDPNPRIEWKKKAKEVSFVYFDGRFRGPFEGRATIDGATVTLHRVTQEDAGEYRCEISASLDTVSLGETNVTLNVLVPPQTPTCEVPASAVTGSAVQLRCRDQQSVPPATYSWFKDNKPISKPRHANATYLINSHTGILEFKAVTKEDSGRYSCLASNGVGSPKMCEAKPMTIEDVNMTVILGSVVVVFLLLVVCGCGGMLLHRNGLLTQGHRGRSNVNYVPPPQEPQDFKHTQSFML; this comes from the exons ATGAACGATCGGAGAGTTGTGAACAAGTGTGAGAAGAACGCCGAGGCTCCGCGATCTGCGTCCCCCGCGCCGTCCACGGAAGCCGAGACTCAGCCAGAGTTGTGGACGACAATGGAGGGGACGTCCCTGTATCTTCCTATTGTTATTTTACTCATGCAAT GTTCCCCTTCGGTTCCCGTAACCGTGTCAACCAACAGACCtaaggtggaggtggaggagttcTCAG ACGCAGAGCTGTCGTGCCTGTTCCACACGGAGACAGACCCGAACCCGCGCATCGAGTGGAAGAAGAAGGCAAAAGAAGTCTCCTTCGTTTACTTTGACGGACgcttcagag GTCCCTTCGAAGGCCGAGCCACCATCGACGGGGCAACGGTGACCCTGCACAGAGTGACCCAGGAGGACGCCGGGGAGTACCGCTGCGAGATCAGCGCGTCCCTGGACACGGTCAGCCTGGGCGAGACCAATGTGACCCTCAACGTCTTGG TGCCCCCGCAAACCCCCACATGCGAAGTCCCCGCCTCGGCCGTGACGGGCTCAGCGGTCCAGCTGCGCTGTCGGGACCAACAGAGCGTCCCGCCCGCCACGTACTCCTGGTTCAAGGACAACAAGCCAATCAGCAAGCCCCGTCACGCCAACGCGACCTATCTAATCAACTCCCACACGGGAATACTG gaGTTCAAAGCGGTCACCAAAGAGGACAGCGGTCGCTACAGCTGCCTGGCGTCCAACGGCGTGGGGTCGCCCAAAATGTGTGAGGCCAAGCCCATGACCATAG AGGACGTGAACATGACCGTCATCCTGGGATCCGTGGTGGTGgtcttcctgctgctggtggtgtgTGGCTGCGGCGGGATGCTGTTGCATCGTAACGGCTTGTTGACTC AAGGACACAGAGGGAG GTCCAACGTCAACTACGTCCCCCCACCCCAAGAA CCCCAGGATTTCAAACACACTCAATCGTTCATGCTCTGA
- the LOC102232218 gene encoding junctional adhesion molecule B isoform X2, translating to MNDRRVVNKCEKNAEAPRSASPAPSTEAETQPELWTTMEGTSLYLPIVILLMQCSPSVPVTVSTNRPKVEVEEFSDAELSCLFHTETDPNPRIEWKKKAKEVSFVYFDGRFRGPFEGRATIDGATVTLHRVTQEDAGEYRCEISASLDTVSLGETNVTLNVLVPPQTPTCEVPASAVTGSAVQLRCRDQQSVPPATYSWFKDNKPISKPRHANATYLINSHTGILEFKAVTKEDSGRYSCLASNGVGSPKMCEAKPMTIEDVNMTVILGSVVVVFLLLVVCGCGGMLLHRNGLLTRHRGRSNVNYVPPPQEPQDFKHTQSFML from the exons ATGAACGATCGGAGAGTTGTGAACAAGTGTGAGAAGAACGCCGAGGCTCCGCGATCTGCGTCCCCCGCGCCGTCCACGGAAGCCGAGACTCAGCCAGAGTTGTGGACGACAATGGAGGGGACGTCCCTGTATCTTCCTATTGTTATTTTACTCATGCAAT GTTCCCCTTCGGTTCCCGTAACCGTGTCAACCAACAGACCtaaggtggaggtggaggagttcTCAG ACGCAGAGCTGTCGTGCCTGTTCCACACGGAGACAGACCCGAACCCGCGCATCGAGTGGAAGAAGAAGGCAAAAGAAGTCTCCTTCGTTTACTTTGACGGACgcttcagag GTCCCTTCGAAGGCCGAGCCACCATCGACGGGGCAACGGTGACCCTGCACAGAGTGACCCAGGAGGACGCCGGGGAGTACCGCTGCGAGATCAGCGCGTCCCTGGACACGGTCAGCCTGGGCGAGACCAATGTGACCCTCAACGTCTTGG TGCCCCCGCAAACCCCCACATGCGAAGTCCCCGCCTCGGCCGTGACGGGCTCAGCGGTCCAGCTGCGCTGTCGGGACCAACAGAGCGTCCCGCCCGCCACGTACTCCTGGTTCAAGGACAACAAGCCAATCAGCAAGCCCCGTCACGCCAACGCGACCTATCTAATCAACTCCCACACGGGAATACTG gaGTTCAAAGCGGTCACCAAAGAGGACAGCGGTCGCTACAGCTGCCTGGCGTCCAACGGCGTGGGGTCGCCCAAAATGTGTGAGGCCAAGCCCATGACCATAG AGGACGTGAACATGACCGTCATCCTGGGATCCGTGGTGGTGgtcttcctgctgctggtggtgtgTGGCTGCGGCGGGATGCTGTTGCATCGTAACGGCTTGTTGACTC GACACAGAGGGAG GTCCAACGTCAACTACGTCCCCCCACCCCAAGAA CCCCAGGATTTCAAACACACTCAATCGTTCATGCTCTGA
- the atp5pf gene encoding ATP synthase-coupling factor 6, mitochondrial, translating into MSLHRLFQLSSLLRSAVSLTLRRNVGISAVVFNKAKELDPIQKLFLDKIRDYSGKSKTSGGIVDAGPEYQKNMTEEVAKLQRLYGGGDLNKFPDFKFAEAKLDEGAK; encoded by the exons ATGTCGCTGCATCGGCTGTTCCAGCTGTCCTCTCTGCTGCGCTCCGCCGTGAGCCTCACCCTGCGCAGGAACGTCGGCATCTCTGCGGTGGTCTTCAACAAGGCCAAGGAGCTCGACCCCATCCAGAAGCTCTTCCTGGACAAGATCCGGGACTACAGCGGCAAGAGCAA GACCTCCGGCGGCATCGTGGACGCGGGGCCCGAGTACCAGAAGAACATGACCGAGGAAGTAGCCAAACTCCAGAGGCTATACggaggaggagacctcaacaagTTTCCAGACTTCAAATTCGCTG AGGCGAAACTCGACGAAGGCGCCAAGTGA